One part of the Tenacibaculum sp. 190130A14a genome encodes these proteins:
- a CDS encoding DUF6787 family protein → MEKLKQRWGLKTTWDVIAVLLVFSINGSFAAKIGGPVLSFFNITSDNTHWFLYGLYRFLLIFPIYQTTLPIVGWLFGKFDFFWEFEKKFLSRLGLGFLFKK, encoded by the coding sequence ATGGAAAAATTAAAACAACGTTGGGGGCTAAAAACTACTTGGGATGTCATTGCAGTACTACTGGTTTTTTCAATTAACGGGTCTTTTGCCGCTAAAATAGGAGGTCCTGTTTTATCATTTTTTAATATCACTTCAGATAATACACATTGGTTTTTATATGGTCTTTATCGTTTCCTATTGATTTTTCCTATTTATCAAACTACCTTACCAATAGTAGGTTGGTTATTTGGAAAGTTTGATTTCTTCTGGGAATTTGAAAAGAAGTTTTTAAGTCGCTTAGGACTTGGGTTTTTATTTAAAAAATAA
- a CDS encoding DUF937 domain-containing protein — MEGILDLLNSDLGKTIISGVAGSTGQDTNKTGSVLTMALPVLMKAMQRNAATPQGAEGLMGALSNKHDGSILDNLGDLFQGGVNADVLQDGSKILGHVLGNKQQGVEAVIGQKAGIDAGSVANILKTAAPILMGVLGKQTRQSNVNNSGDLTGLLGGLLGGNSAQKEQSFLEQILDADGDGSVVDDVAGMVLGGASNQKSGGLLGGLLGGLFGKK; from the coding sequence ATGGAAGGAATTTTAGACCTATTAAACAGCGACTTAGGAAAAACTATAATCTCAGGAGTAGCAGGATCTACAGGGCAAGACACTAATAAAACTGGAAGTGTATTAACTATGGCTTTACCAGTTTTAATGAAAGCGATGCAACGTAATGCAGCTACACCGCAAGGTGCTGAAGGTTTAATGGGTGCTTTATCTAACAAACATGATGGAAGTATTTTAGATAATCTTGGAGATTTATTTCAAGGTGGAGTAAATGCGGATGTTTTACAAGATGGAAGCAAAATTTTAGGTCATGTTTTGGGTAATAAACAACAAGGTGTTGAGGCAGTTATTGGTCAAAAAGCAGGAATTGATGCTGGATCAGTTGCTAATATTTTAAAAACCGCAGCTCCAATTTTAATGGGGGTTTTAGGTAAGCAAACACGTCAAAGTAATGTAAATAACTCTGGTGACTTAACTGGACTACTTGGAGGTTTATTAGGAGGTAACTCTGCTCAGAAAGAACAAAGCTTCCTTGAGCAAATCTTAGATGCTGATGGAGATGGTAGTGTTGTAGATGATGTAGCAGGAATGGTATTAGGTGGAGCTAGCAATCAAAAATCAGGTGGATTATTAGGAGGATTACTTGGTGGACTTTTTGGTAAGAAATAA
- a CDS encoding dicarboxylate/amino acid:cation symporter, whose product MKKMALHWKILIGMVLGILFGLAMTAVDGGADFVGDWIKPLGTIFVKLLKLIAVPLIIASLVKGISDLKDISKFKNIGLRTIVIYVGTTVMAITIGLLLVNIVKPGNGISEETITRLTETYANSGGVQAKIAEASKQKASGPLQFLVDMVPENAMKAMSNNKAMLQVIFFTIILGISMLLIGEKKAKPLKDFFDSLNEVVLKMVDLIMLFAPYAVFALLASVVVSSNDPDLLLALLKYAFTVVGGLLIMVVFYMILVSVFTKKNPLWFLQQISPAQLLAFSTSSSAATLPVTMERVEEHVGVDKEVSSFVLPVGATINMDGTSLYQAVAAVFIAQALSFDLSFADQLTIILTALLASIGSAAVPGAGMVMLVIVLEAVGFPGDKLAIGLALIFAVDRPLDMCRTVINVTGDATVSALVAKSVGKLGDPKPKNWDDHYDEVK is encoded by the coding sequence ATGAAAAAAATGGCATTACACTGGAAGATTCTTATAGGAATGGTTCTAGGTATATTATTTGGATTGGCAATGACTGCAGTTGATGGTGGAGCAGATTTTGTAGGAGATTGGATAAAACCGTTAGGGACAATTTTTGTTAAACTACTAAAATTAATAGCGGTTCCATTAATTATAGCATCTTTGGTAAAAGGAATTTCTGATTTAAAGGACATTTCAAAGTTTAAAAATATTGGATTACGAACCATTGTGATTTATGTGGGTACTACAGTGATGGCAATTACGATAGGATTGTTACTAGTTAATATTGTAAAGCCAGGAAATGGAATATCTGAAGAAACGATTACCAGATTAACGGAGACTTATGCTAATAGTGGTGGTGTTCAGGCGAAAATTGCAGAAGCATCAAAACAAAAAGCAAGCGGACCTTTACAGTTTTTAGTCGATATGGTGCCTGAGAATGCTATGAAAGCAATGAGTAATAACAAAGCTATGTTGCAAGTAATTTTCTTTACCATAATTTTAGGGATTTCCATGTTACTAATTGGAGAAAAAAAAGCTAAGCCATTAAAGGACTTTTTTGATTCTCTAAACGAGGTGGTATTGAAAATGGTAGATTTAATTATGTTATTTGCTCCTTATGCCGTATTTGCTTTATTAGCAAGTGTAGTAGTATCATCAAATGACCCAGATTTATTATTAGCACTATTAAAATATGCGTTTACTGTTGTTGGTGGTTTATTAATAATGGTTGTGTTCTATATGATTTTAGTAAGTGTGTTTACGAAAAAGAATCCATTATGGTTTTTACAGCAAATAAGTCCAGCGCAGTTATTAGCATTTTCAACAAGTAGTAGTGCAGCAACCTTACCTGTTACTATGGAGCGTGTAGAAGAGCATGTAGGAGTAGATAAAGAAGTATCGAGTTTTGTACTTCCTGTGGGAGCAACTATTAATATGGATGGTACTAGTTTATATCAAGCAGTAGCGGCAGTATTCATTGCTCAAGCTTTAAGTTTTGACTTAAGTTTTGCAGATCAGTTAACGATTATATTAACAGCACTATTGGCATCAATAGGTTCTGCTGCAGTTCCAGGGGCTGGTATGGTAATGTTAGTGATTGTATTAGAAGCAGTAGGTTTTCCAGGAGATAAATTAGCTATTGGTTTAGCGCTTATTTTTGCGGTAGATAGACCGTTAGATATGTGTAGAACAGTAATCAATGTAACAGGTGATGCAACGGTATCTGCATTAGTAGCTAAATCAGTTGGGAAATTAGGAGATCCAAAGCCTAAAAACTGGGATGATCATTATGATGAAGTAAAGTAA
- the gshB gene encoding glutathione synthase codes for MNICFLMYPWEEIDPENDTTLALIHECAKRGHGVAICTPSNLTIRNSITNAFCTIINRMEKVPSSIKSYYKKATTREEMLPLAGFDAIFMRANPPLDPLMLNFLDSVKDDVFIINSVQGMREANNKLYTAVFEDPNNEIIPVTHVSKNKDYLIKTIAESSSDKMILKPLNGYGGSGVILIEKSAMGNINSLLDFYISKSDGSSDYVILQEYIEGAEKGDVRILLLNGVPIGAMKRIPGEKDHRSNVTAGGRVEKHKLTKAEKVLCEKIGPKLVKDGLLFVGIDVIGGKLVEVNVMSPGGITYINKVSKLKLQEKVIDFLESKVLEKNAAFRRMTDLKRTVNEA; via the coding sequence ATGAACATTTGTTTTTTAATGTATCCTTGGGAAGAGATTGACCCAGAGAATGATACTACATTAGCACTTATTCATGAGTGTGCAAAAAGAGGGCATGGAGTAGCAATTTGTACACCATCTAATTTGACAATACGTAACAGTATAACGAATGCGTTTTGTACGATTATTAATAGAATGGAGAAAGTACCATCAAGTATAAAATCGTATTATAAAAAAGCAACTACAAGGGAAGAGATGTTACCATTAGCAGGATTTGATGCTATTTTTATGCGTGCGAATCCACCATTAGATCCTTTAATGCTGAATTTCCTTGATTCTGTAAAAGATGATGTGTTTATCATTAATTCTGTTCAAGGAATGAGAGAAGCTAATAATAAACTGTACACTGCGGTTTTTGAAGATCCTAATAATGAAATTATTCCAGTAACACATGTATCTAAGAATAAAGATTATTTGATAAAAACGATTGCAGAGTCATCATCTGATAAAATGATTTTAAAACCACTTAATGGTTATGGTGGTTCTGGAGTAATCTTAATAGAAAAATCGGCAATGGGTAATATTAATTCGTTGTTAGATTTTTACATTAGTAAAAGTGATGGGTCTTCAGATTATGTAATTCTTCAAGAATATATTGAAGGAGCAGAAAAAGGAGATGTTCGTATTTTATTACTAAATGGTGTTCCAATTGGCGCAATGAAACGAATTCCAGGTGAAAAAGATCATCGTTCAAACGTTACTGCTGGAGGAAGAGTGGAGAAGCATAAGTTGACAAAAGCAGAAAAGGTTCTTTGCGAAAAAATAGGGCCTAAATTGGTTAAAGATGGATTGCTGTTTGTAGGAATTGATGTAATTGGAGGAAAGTTAGTCGAGGTGAATGTAATGAGCCCAGGAGGAATAACCTATATCAATAAGGTTTCCAAATTGAAACTTCAAGAAAAAGTAATCGATTTCTTAGAAAGTAAAGTGTTAGAAAAAAATGCAGCTTTCAGAAGAATGACAGATTTAAAGAGAACAGTAAATGAAGCTTAA
- a CDS encoding sulfurtransferase, translating into MKLKVPSSLVNVDWLYNNLNNENIIVLDATIQKVGARSSNDTIKEQIPQAVFFDLKNVFCDREGVFPNTVPIKEHFQKEVRKLGVNNDSCVVVYDTLGVYSSPRVWWLFKLFGFENVAVLNGGLNEWKRLSYKVELAQESKIQEGNFTASYNKEVFATSIEVLKSLDEDVCILDARSIGRFEATTPEPREGLRGGHIPNSKSLPYAVLQEEGKMKTLEELKKLYANRNPKNQEMIFTCGSGITACILALGADVSGYKKYKVYDGSWTEWASKLELPIEK; encoded by the coding sequence ATGAAGCTTAAAGTACCTTCTTCTTTAGTTAATGTAGATTGGTTGTACAATAACTTGAATAATGAAAATATCATTGTGTTAGATGCAACTATTCAAAAAGTAGGAGCAAGGAGTAGTAACGATACTATAAAAGAGCAAATACCTCAAGCTGTTTTTTTTGATTTAAAGAATGTGTTTTGTGATAGGGAAGGAGTATTCCCAAATACAGTGCCTATAAAAGAACATTTTCAAAAAGAAGTTAGGAAGCTTGGAGTTAATAATGACAGTTGTGTTGTAGTATATGATACCTTAGGAGTGTATTCTTCACCAAGAGTTTGGTGGCTTTTTAAATTATTTGGATTTGAAAATGTAGCTGTGTTAAATGGTGGATTAAATGAGTGGAAGCGTTTATCTTATAAAGTTGAATTAGCTCAAGAGTCAAAGATACAAGAGGGTAATTTTACAGCAAGTTATAATAAAGAGGTATTCGCAACTTCAATAGAAGTTCTGAAATCGTTAGATGAAGATGTTTGTATCCTCGATGCTCGATCAATAGGAAGATTTGAAGCAACTACTCCAGAACCAAGAGAAGGTTTAAGAGGAGGACATATTCCGAATTCTAAAAGTTTACCATATGCTGTTTTGCAAGAAGAAGGTAAAATGAAAACGTTAGAAGAGTTAAAGAAGCTGTATGCGAATAGAAATCCTAAAAATCAAGAGATGATTTTTACATGCGGTTCTGGAATTACAGCATGTATTTTAGCTTTGGGAGCTGATGTATCAGGGTATAAGAAATATAAAGTTTATGATGGCTCATGGACAGAATGGGCAAGCAAGTTAGAATTACCAATAGAGAAATAA
- a CDS encoding N-formylglutamate amidohydrolase, producing MLKLSIDDIIEKIHKEEFFEAVSEEYSFILKIDNYVPYVCGAVHDGHQFRKELWTNCKHTEYERWYEEDPETKNMVISHPIVIAGLDSRFEYDLNRAPETAIYEDAWGKQLWHKPLSEEMKERSLQKHADFYKVVHALITKIEEKFGCCVVYDIHSYNWQRWEREVPVWNLGIANVDNTKYADTIESWRKTLELMPLPNGIQSTSKINDTFQGNGYFLKYITKNFSNTLVLATEIAKVYCDEMNQVNYPEVVSAVEKYLRIELKKHAETFYQSFKL from the coding sequence ATGCTGAAATTATCTATTGATGATATCATTGAGAAGATTCATAAAGAAGAATTTTTCGAAGCAGTAAGCGAAGAGTATTCTTTTATTTTAAAAATTGATAATTATGTTCCTTATGTATGTGGTGCTGTGCATGATGGGCATCAATTTAGAAAAGAACTTTGGACTAATTGTAAACATACCGAATATGAACGTTGGTATGAAGAAGATCCAGAAACTAAAAACATGGTCATCTCTCATCCTATTGTCATAGCGGGTTTAGATTCTCGATTTGAATATGATCTTAATAGGGCACCAGAAACAGCGATATATGAAGATGCTTGGGGAAAACAATTATGGCACAAACCACTTTCAGAAGAAATGAAGGAAAGAAGTCTTCAAAAACATGCTGATTTTTATAAAGTTGTTCATGCCTTAATTACAAAAATAGAGGAGAAATTTGGATGCTGTGTGGTATATGATATACATTCTTACAATTGGCAACGATGGGAACGAGAAGTGCCCGTGTGGAATTTGGGAATTGCGAATGTAGATAATACCAAGTATGCAGATACTATAGAATCTTGGAGGAAGACCTTAGAACTTATGCCATTACCTAATGGGATACAATCTACCTCTAAAATCAATGATACTTTTCAAGGAAATGGGTATTTTCTAAAATATATAACTAAAAATTTCAGTAATACTTTGGTTTTGGCTACAGAAATAGCAAAAGTATATTGTGATGAAATGAACCAAGTAAACTACCCGGAAGTAGTTTCTGCTGTAGAAAAGTATTTAAGAATTGAATTAAAAAAACACGCTGAAACTTTTTACCAAAGCTTTAAATTGTAA
- a CDS encoding flavohemoglobin expression-modulating QEGLA motif protein: MNDMNVATQELFKIDTYIDTLVKKIELLNYVNPTNIEEQKELFFTSKYLTDPVFEYPKRDFDKFKLHREFFTLELEKISDERIRNLYEEIVYFYSGLIQCIETIGEGKKFYYNSLRSFGTPTEEDVENAKFILHFEDKDKDSDVFKPKFSPDQAVEIFKEYGKNYEFDFHIKKSTKMSAIAMVLNSIKTLVISGNHTFSENEMSILTNHEIGVHMVTTMNGLEHPLKIFSHGFPNNVETQEGLAVFSEYMSGNLTLKRLKELAYRVIAVDALAKGYSFSKTFRLLHNTYDLEREDAFYKTVRAYRGGGFTKDYLYLTGLKKIYNYYKSGKDLSVLLTGKVSLDFAEDIEYLMKNNYAVPSRFITDSYAENKNENKTIDFILENLK, encoded by the coding sequence ATGAATGATATGAATGTTGCTACACAGGAACTGTTCAAAATAGATACATATATTGATACGCTTGTTAAAAAGATAGAGCTATTAAATTATGTTAATCCAACTAATATAGAAGAGCAAAAGGAGTTGTTTTTTACTTCGAAGTATTTAACAGATCCAGTATTTGAATATCCTAAAAGAGATTTTGATAAGTTTAAATTACATAGAGAATTTTTTACACTTGAATTAGAGAAGATTAGTGATGAAAGAATTCGTAATTTGTATGAAGAAATTGTTTACTTCTATTCTGGTTTAATTCAATGTATAGAAACAATAGGTGAAGGGAAAAAGTTCTATTATAATAGTTTACGTTCTTTTGGAACACCTACTGAAGAAGATGTAGAAAATGCTAAGTTTATCTTACATTTTGAAGATAAGGATAAAGATTCTGATGTATTTAAACCTAAATTTTCACCAGATCAGGCTGTTGAAATATTTAAAGAATATGGTAAAAACTATGAATTTGATTTTCATATAAAAAAATCAACAAAAATGAGTGCTATTGCTATGGTTTTAAATAGTATTAAAACTTTAGTAATTAGCGGTAATCATACTTTTTCTGAAAATGAAATGTCCATTCTTACAAACCATGAAATAGGAGTGCATATGGTTACTACCATGAACGGATTAGAGCATCCATTAAAAATATTTTCACACGGTTTTCCAAACAATGTTGAAACTCAGGAAGGATTGGCTGTGTTTAGCGAATATATGTCTGGTAATTTAACATTGAAAAGACTTAAAGAATTAGCTTATAGAGTAATAGCGGTAGATGCTTTAGCAAAAGGATATTCCTTTTCTAAAACATTCAGACTATTACATAATACTTATGATTTGGAAAGAGAAGATGCTTTTTACAAAACGGTGAGAGCCTACAGAGGAGGCGGTTTTACAAAAGATTATTTGTATTTGACAGGACTCAAAAAGATTTATAACTATTACAAATCGGGAAAAGATTTGAGTGTATTATTAACGGGTAAAGTGTCATTAGATTTTGCTGAAGATATTGAGTATCTGATGAAAAATAATTATGCGGTACCTTCAAGGTTTATAACAGATTCTTATGCAGAAAATAAGAATGAAAATAAAACCATTGATTTTATCTTAGAGAATTTAAAATAA
- a CDS encoding VOC family protein has product MKKSQFLGLRTTIYKVGNIAKATEWYTKAFEIQPYFNQPFYVGFNIGGYELGLQPEEQPNINKTESVITYWGVNDILKSYDRLIELGATAHEKPFNVGGEIMTGTVKDPFGNIIGLIYNPLFKLKE; this is encoded by the coding sequence ATGAAGAAATCTCAATTTCTTGGCTTACGCACTACCATTTATAAAGTAGGAAATATTGCCAAGGCAACAGAATGGTATACTAAAGCATTTGAAATCCAACCCTATTTTAACCAACCTTTTTATGTAGGTTTTAATATTGGAGGCTATGAACTAGGATTACAACCAGAAGAACAGCCTAATATTAACAAAACAGAAAGTGTAATTACTTATTGGGGCGTTAATGATATTCTGAAATCTTATGACAGACTCATTGAATTAGGTGCAACAGCACATGAAAAACCTTTTAATGTTGGTGGAGAAATTATGACTGGAACGGTTAAAGATCCATTCGGTAATATTATAGGTTTAATTTATAACCCTCTTTTTAAACTTAAAGAATAG
- a CDS encoding carboxymuconolactone decarboxylase family protein — MERITYADIPKGMFENLRIIEKTILQSTLTKQLIELVKLRTSQINGCAYCVDMHHKELKHLGETDLRLSSLCVWKDTPYFSEKERVILKFTETLTKLSSARIEEQLIHQLSSYLTNEEICYLSLAISQSNTWNRLMKVFNFTPGNYKINQFNLD, encoded by the coding sequence ATGGAACGAATTACCTATGCAGACATTCCTAAAGGAATGTTTGAAAACTTAAGAATTATTGAAAAAACAATATTACAATCTACTTTAACCAAACAATTAATTGAACTCGTAAAATTGAGAACCTCTCAAATCAATGGTTGTGCTTATTGTGTTGACATGCATCATAAAGAGCTAAAGCATTTAGGAGAAACCGATTTGAGATTATCTTCTCTTTGTGTATGGAAAGACACTCCCTATTTTTCTGAAAAGGAAAGGGTTATACTTAAATTTACAGAAACGCTAACTAAACTATCTTCTGCTCGTATTGAAGAGCAACTAATTCATCAGTTATCCTCATACTTGACTAATGAAGAAATTTGCTATTTAAGCTTAGCAATTTCGCAAAGTAATACCTGGAATCGCTTAATGAAAGTATTTAATTTCACTCCTGGAAACTATAAAATTAATCAGTTTAATCTAGATTAA
- a CDS encoding Crp/Fnr family transcriptional regulator: MKEKLHSYLNRYATFSENEIDLIYENLEVKTFLKKEFLLKENSRCTYKYFILKGVVRSFYNTPSGKEKITQFAIDNWWVTNMESFVSESPSKQAIQAIENTDVLCLSKKALEKLYIKLPKLERVFRIIAENMLIAVQRKNDVFLQMKSRERYFDFITKLPNFAQRVPQYMLASYLEISPEYLSEIRKNT; the protein is encoded by the coding sequence ATGAAAGAAAAATTACATTCATATTTAAATAGATATGCTACTTTCAGTGAAAATGAAATAGATTTAATTTATGAGAACTTAGAAGTAAAAACATTTCTAAAAAAGGAATTTTTGTTAAAAGAAAATTCAAGGTGTACTTATAAATACTTTATTCTAAAAGGAGTAGTCCGTTCATTTTATAATACTCCTAGTGGAAAAGAGAAAATCACTCAATTTGCTATTGATAATTGGTGGGTCACCAATATGGAAAGTTTTGTTTCTGAAAGTCCTTCCAAACAAGCAATTCAAGCTATAGAAAATACCGATGTATTGTGCTTATCTAAAAAAGCTTTAGAAAAGCTCTACATAAAACTACCAAAATTAGAACGTGTTTTTCGCATTATTGCAGAAAATATGCTCATAGCAGTTCAAAGAAAAAATGATGTCTTTCTTCAAATGAAAAGTAGAGAACGTTATTTTGATTTTATAACAAAGCTTCCCAATTTTGCACAAAGAGTGCCACAATACATGCTTGCTTCATATCTTGAAATATCCCCAGAATACCTTAGTGAAATTAGAAAAAACACCTAA
- a CDS encoding SRPBCC domain-containing protein encodes MKNTDKPVIVKQSFNVSINELWKAITDLNQMKQWFFENIETFEPKVGFKTKFTVQNEDRVFPHLWEITEVLPLKRVRYNWKYEGYEGDSFVTFEVFETEKGSQLVLTHKITESFTTNIEEFKRESCVGGWNWFIKERLASFLK; translated from the coding sequence ATGAAAAACACTGATAAACCTGTAATTGTAAAACAATCATTTAATGTTTCCATAAACGAACTATGGAAAGCAATCACCGATTTAAACCAAATGAAACAATGGTTCTTTGAGAATATTGAAACTTTTGAACCAAAGGTTGGTTTTAAAACTAAATTTACTGTTCAAAACGAAGATAGAGTATTTCCTCACTTATGGGAAATAACAGAAGTACTACCCTTAAAGAGGGTCAGGTATAACTGGAAATATGAAGGATACGAAGGTGATTCTTTTGTAACTTTTGAAGTATTTGAAACTGAAAAGGGTTCTCAATTAGTCTTAACACACAAAATAACAGAAAGCTTCACCACAAATATTGAAGAGTTTAAAAGAGAAAGTTGTGTTGGAGGTTGGAATTGGTTTATTAAAGAGCGTTTAGCATCGTTCTTAAAATAA
- a CDS encoding TonB-dependent receptor — MKKLLLLLLFPLAIFAQKTATVKGKIINKYNSPIDGVAISYLDKGTTTDANGYYEFTIPVRKTVTVTFTHVSYKSVTKKFTARGSRTFNFSPTLNFKTQELEEVVLKNQKKEAQGITKIDVKKVNTLVGANAGVENVLMTLPGVSNNNELSTQYNVRGGNFDENLVYVNGIEIYRPFLIRSGQQEGLSFINPHMIQNINFSAGGFQAKYGDRLSSVLDITYRKPTDFQGQVDLSLLGGSFTIEDTFANNKLSAILGVRYRDNSLFVNSKQTEVNFRPQFTDVQTFLSYEFNDKFTLNFLGNFSLNDYNYKPLTRRTRFGGLANPLELIVFYQGQEQDQFQTLFGAFSADYKVNNKLKLTATVSSFNTQEEEYFDIAAAYALGQVNGNIGSENFGDVLFSQGIGSQINHARNDLDALISNVQLRATLKDGNTEWNAGIKYQKENIKDRIREWEVIDSLGFSVRPPHHNITNNQPYEPFTGPIEPYQNIRTENEVDINRFTGFVQFSRKTMLNDHQLWYNIGVRSHHWSVKTGNQASQNHTTFSPRAQIAIKPDWDKDMLFRLSGGWYSQPPFYKELRDFNGEIHPEVKAQKSIHIVAGNDYSFTLWNRPFKLTTEAYYKNLSDVNAYSIDNVRIRYRADNVTDAYAYGLDVRLNGEFVPGNESWISFGYLKTEENINDRGYIARPTDQRLKFGLLFQDYVPNLPDLKAYLNIVYNTGLPGGAPAYADVYEFQNRLNDYKRADLGISYVFVDNNKQIKHGFLSNFKELTLGLELFNMFDIRNSITNTWVRDAYSKRQYGIPNFMTGRVLNFKVGMKF, encoded by the coding sequence ATGAAGAAACTACTTTTATTATTATTGTTCCCTCTTGCCATTTTTGCACAAAAAACGGCGACGGTAAAAGGAAAGATCATCAATAAATACAATTCACCTATAGACGGTGTTGCTATTTCTTACCTAGATAAAGGAACTACAACAGATGCAAACGGTTATTATGAATTTACTATTCCCGTGAGAAAAACGGTTACCGTTACTTTTACGCATGTTTCTTATAAAAGTGTAACAAAGAAATTTACTGCTAGGGGTAGTAGAACTTTTAACTTCTCTCCTACTTTAAATTTTAAAACACAGGAATTAGAAGAAGTTGTTCTTAAAAATCAAAAAAAGGAAGCTCAAGGTATTACGAAAATTGATGTTAAAAAGGTAAATACCCTTGTCGGGGCCAATGCTGGAGTTGAAAATGTATTAATGACATTACCAGGCGTAAGTAATAATAATGAATTGAGTACTCAATATAATGTTCGAGGGGGTAATTTTGACGAAAATTTGGTGTATGTAAACGGTATTGAAATCTACCGTCCTTTTTTAATTAGATCTGGTCAACAGGAAGGGTTGAGTTTTATCAATCCTCATATGATTCAGAATATTAATTTTTCTGCTGGTGGTTTTCAAGCTAAATATGGTGACAGACTATCTTCCGTCTTAGATATTACTTATAGAAAACCTACAGATTTTCAAGGACAAGTTGATTTGAGTTTATTAGGTGGTAGTTTTACTATTGAAGATACATTTGCTAACAATAAATTAAGTGCCATTTTAGGTGTACGCTATCGAGACAATAGTCTTTTTGTGAATAGCAAACAAACAGAAGTAAATTTTAGACCTCAGTTTACCGATGTTCAAACTTTTTTAAGTTATGAATTCAATGATAAGTTCACTTTAAACTTTTTAGGTAACTTTTCATTAAACGATTATAATTACAAACCTTTAACAAGACGAACTCGTTTTGGTGGATTAGCGAATCCTTTAGAATTAATCGTTTTTTATCAAGGTCAAGAACAAGATCAGTTCCAAACACTATTTGGCGCTTTTTCTGCAGATTATAAAGTAAATAACAAACTAAAACTTACGGCTACTGTTTCTTCTTTTAACACACAAGAAGAGGAATATTTTGATATAGCAGCAGCATATGCGCTAGGTCAAGTTAACGGTAATATTGGCTCAGAAAACTTTGGTGATGTGTTGTTTTCACAAGGAATTGGATCTCAAATAAATCACGCCCGAAATGATTTAGATGCTTTAATTAGTAATGTTCAGTTAAGAGCAACACTTAAAGACGGTAATACTGAATGGAATGCTGGTATTAAATATCAAAAAGAAAATATCAAAGATCGTATTAGAGAATGGGAGGTTATTGATTCTTTAGGTTTTTCTGTACGCCCTCCTCATCATAATATTACAAACAATCAACCATACGAACCGTTTACAGGACCAATAGAACCATATCAAAATATCCGTACTGAAAACGAAGTAGATATCAATCGCTTTACAGGATTTGTTCAATTTAGTAGAAAAACAATGCTAAATGATCATCAACTATGGTATAATATTGGTGTTCGTTCTCATCATTGGAGCGTTAAAACAGGTAATCAAGCTTCTCAAAATCATACTACCTTCAGTCCAAGAGCACAGATTGCCATAAAACCAGATTGGGATAAGGATATGTTGTTTAGACTATCCGGAGGTTGGTATTCTCAACCACCTTTTTATAAGGAATTACGTGATTTTAATGGAGAAATTCATCCCGAGGTTAAAGCTCAAAAGTCAATTCATATTGTAGCAGGAAATGATTACAGTTTCACTTTATGGAATCGTCCATTTAAATTAACCACCGAAGCCTATTATAAAAATTTATCTGATGTAAATGCCTATTCTATTGACAATGTTCGTATACGTTATAGAGCCGACAATGTAACCGATGCTTATGCATATGGTCTAGACGTAAGGTTAAATGGTGAATTTGTTCCTGGAAATGAGAGTTGGATTAGTTTCGGTTATTTAAAAACGGAAGAGAACATTAATGATCGTGGTTATATTGCTAGACCTACAGATCAACGTTTAAAGTTTGGTTTATTATTTCAAGATTATGTTCCGAACCTACCTGATTTAAAAGCTTATTTGAATATTGTATATAACACTGGACTTCCAGGAGGAGCTCCTGCCTATGCTGATGTATACGAATTTCAAAATAGATTGAATGATTACAAACGTGCTGATTTAGGTATTTCCTATGTTTTTGTTGATAATAATAAACAAATCAAACATGGTTTTTTATCTAACTTCAAAGAGCTTACTTTAGGATTAGAATTGTTTAATATGTTCGACATTCGTAACTCTATTACCAATACTTGGGTACGTGATGCTTATAGTAAACGTCAGTATGGTATACCAAACTTTATGACAGGAAGAGTATTAAATTTTAAAGTTGGAATGAAGTTTTAA